A stretch of Heptranchias perlo isolate sHepPer1 chromosome 1, sHepPer1.hap1, whole genome shotgun sequence DNA encodes these proteins:
- the LOC137316126 gene encoding neurogenin-1-like, whose product MSPQSDRCPYKEQGSGKYFTCQTPASTLSSGELSIPSEEEIEEESILDTSAAKSECKRRPRGRGKPRNQKVVQKIKKTRRIKANNRERNRMHNLNGALDALREVLPAFPEDAKLTKIETLRFAHNYIWALTEALRLADPISGPGDSSYEGTEQQYLDSGVCSPSPGASGTSWNSFSSPSSSSYTCTLSPGSPAQSEDTYFGQPESIYAPPKRQSDFLQGSSPFHEFI is encoded by the coding sequence ATGTCTCCCCAGTCTGATAGATGTCCTTACAAAGAGCAGGGCAGCGGGAAGTACTTCACGTGCCAAACTCCAGCTTCCACTCTCAGCTCGGGCGAGCTGTCCATCCCTTCGGAGGAGGAGATCGAAGAAGAGAGCATCCTGGACACATCCGCAGCCAAGTCCGAATGCAAACGGCGACCTAGGGGCCGGGGCAAGCCCAGGAACCAGAAAGTAGTgcagaaaatcaagaaaacccggCGCATCAAAGCtaacaacagagagaggaacaggatgCACAACCTGAACGGCGCCCTGGACGCACTTAGGGAGGTTCTGCCCGCATTCCCGGAAGATGCCAAGCTGACCAAAATTGAGACTCTCCGCTTCGCCCACAATTACATCTGGGCACTGACCGAGGCTCTGCGACTAGCCGATCCTATCAGCGGCCCGGGAGACTCCAGCTACGAGGGAACAGAGCAGCAGTACCTAGACTCGGGTGTTTGCAGCCCTAGCCCCGGGGCTTCAGGCACCTCGTGGAACAGCTTCagctccccttcctcttcctcttacACCTGCACTTTATCACCGGGCAGCCCTGCCCAGTCGGAAGACACGTATTTCGGGCAACCCGAGAGCATCTATGCACCTCCTAAACGCCAGTCTGACTTTCTGCAAGGCTCTTCCCCATTCCATGAATTTATTTAA